One Mycolicibacterium fallax genomic window, GGACCTGGCCGACGCGCCGGACGTGGTTCCGACGGGCTGACGCAGGGGCGGTTCAGAGCCGGCCGGCGGCCTTCATCCCCAGGTACCGGTCGGCCAGCGCCGGGGCCAGCTCCTCCGGCGGCGCGTCGACGACCTCGACGCCCATCATCCGCAGCCGCGAGGCGATGCCGCGCCGCTCGTTGCGGGCCCGCTCGGCCGCGGCGGCGTCGTACACCGCGGCGGCGTCGGCCCGGCCGGCGGCCAGTTCCTGCACCCGGGGGTCGGCCACCGAGGCGATCAGCACCTGATGCCGCGCGCACAGCCGCGGCAGCACCGGCAGCAGGCCCTCCTCCAGCGCGGAGGCGTTCAGCTCGGTCAGCAGCACCACCAGCGCCCGGCCCCGGGTGCGGCGCAACACCGCCGAGACCGTGGCCGCCGCATCGCTTTCCAGCAGCGCCGGCTCCAGCGGGGCCATCGCGTCGACCACCCGGGACAGCAGCTCGGTGCGTCCGGCGCCGAACACCGCCGCCCGGGTCTCCCGGTCGTGGGCCAGGAAATCGACGTGGTCGCCGGCCCGGGCGGCCAGCGCGGCCAGCAGCAGCGCGGCGTCCATCGACCAGTCCAGTCGCGGCCAGCCGCCGGCGGCCGGCGAGTTGGAGATCGGATCGAGCCCGACCCGGCCGGCCGAGGTGCGGCCGGTGTCGAGCACCAGCACCACCCGCCGGTCGCGTTCCGGACGCCAGGTCCGCACCACCACGTCGTTGCGCCGGGCCGAGGCCCGCCAGTCGATGGAGCGGACGTCGTCGCCGACGACATACTCGCGCAGCGAATCGAATTCGGTGCCCTCACCGCGGACCAGTACCGGGATGGACCCGTCGATCTGGCGCAGCCGGGCCAGCCGCGACGGCAGGTGCTTGCGAGACAGGAAGGGCGGCAACACCCGAAGCTCGGCCGGCACCGGGCGGGATCGTTGCCGGCCGGCCAGCCCCAGCGGGCCGAGGCAGCGGGCGGTCACCGCCGCGGCGTGCTGATCCCCGCGGCGCACCGGATTCAGTTGCGTCACCAGGGTTTCCGACGCGCCGGGGGCAAGGGTCAGCCGGTGCTCGCGGGGCCGGGCCACCGCACTGGGCGCCCAGGCGTCGCGGATCAGCCCGCGGGCGGTTCGCGGGCCGTCGTTGCGGACCGTGAGGGTGAGCTCGGCGGTCTGGCCCAGCCGGATCGACGACGGCCCGGATCGGCGGTAGGACAACGCATCCGGGTGTGCGGCCAGGGTCAGGTCGGCCAGGATCGCGCACCCCAGCGCCGCCAGCAGCACCGCGAAGGTCGTCGCCGGCCACGGTGACACCGCGATGGGTGCCACCCCCAGCAGGGCGAGCAGCGCGGCCCGCGCGGTGAGCACCACTAGCGTGGCACCGGCACCGAGGCCAGGATCCCGTCGAGCACCGCGTCGGGCACCGCACCCTCCAGCTCGGCCTCCGGCCGCAGCGCGATCCGGTGCCGCAGGGTCGGTTTGGCCATCGCCTTCACGTCGTCGGGGGTGACGTAGTTGCGCCCCGACAGCCAGGCCCAGGCCCGCGCGGTGCCCAGCAGCGCGGTGGTGCCGCGCGGCGAAACGCCGAGGCTCAGGGCGGGTGAATGCCTTGTCGCGGTGGCGATTTCGACGATGTAGCCGAGGATCTCGTCGGCCACCATGACCCGGGCCACCGCCGCGCGGCCGGCAGCCAGCTCGGCCGGTCCGGCCACCGCGCGAATCGCGGACAGGTCGCGCGGGTCGAAGCCGTGCGCGTGCCGGCCCAGGATCGCGATCTCCTGATCCCGCGGCGGCAGCGGCACGTTCAGCTTCAGCAGGAACCGGTCGAGTTGGGCCTCGGGCAGCTGATAGGTGCCCTCGTACTCGATGGGGTTCTGGGTGGCCGCGACGATGAATGGGTCCGGCAGCGCCT contains:
- a CDS encoding DUF58 domain-containing protein, producing the protein MVLTARAALLALLGVAPIAVSPWPATTFAVLLAALGCAILADLTLAAHPDALSYRRSGPSSIRLGQTAELTLTVRNDGPRTARGLIRDAWAPSAVARPREHRLTLAPGASETLVTQLNPVRRGDQHAAAVTARCLGPLGLAGRQRSRPVPAELRVLPPFLSRKHLPSRLARLRQIDGSIPVLVRGEGTEFDSLREYVVGDDVRSIDWRASARRNDVVVRTWRPERDRRVVLVLDTGRTSAGRVGLDPISNSPAAGGWPRLDWSMDAALLLAALAARAGDHVDFLAHDRETRAAVFGAGRTELLSRVVDAMAPLEPALLESDAAATVSAVLRRTRGRALVVLLTELNASALEEGLLPVLPRLCARHQVLIASVADPRVQELAAGRADAAAVYDAAAAERARNERRGIASRLRMMGVEVVDAPPEELAPALADRYLGMKAAGRL
- a CDS encoding AAA family ATPase, producing MTHFSPEQTPQHPAPPQAPPQADPGQAARDALRALRAEIGKAVVGQDAVVSGLVVALLCRGHVLLEGVPGVAKTLLVRTLAAALDLEFKRVQFTPDLMPGDVTGSLVYDARTAAFEFRPGPVFTNLLLADEINRTPPKTQAALLEAMEERQVSVDGEPKALPDPFIVAATQNPIEYEGTYQLPEAQLDRFLLKLNVPLPPRDQEIAILGRHAHGFDPRDLSAIRAVAGPAELAAGRAAVARVMVADEILGYIVEIATATRHSPALSLGVSPRGTTALLGTARAWAWLSGRNYVTPDDVKAMAKPTLRHRIALRPEAELEGAVPDAVLDGILASVPVPR